From one Solanum stenotomum isolate F172 chromosome 12, ASM1918654v1, whole genome shotgun sequence genomic stretch:
- the LOC125849508 gene encoding transcription factor DIVARICATA-like, translating into MEEMKNLYINLFKEVEMENSSKNKNVVDNSSDKEANLNDTPPRVEISHSRRHRRGIPWTEGEHSLFLMGLNKFGKGDWKSISRHYVISKTPTQVASHAQKYFSRRTSKTPVDRRRPSINDIQTVTLNSRRTTTTTTTTMTTTPQINNNILAYNNNYQVGSSSRPFHHSNYTFGGPTFANNSNGNFGSYHRGEASGSNSFVMEQSNNNNNNLRRPVSPRPFLSMYLSSTRGNYPQV; encoded by the exons ATGGAGGAAATGAAAAACCTCTACATAAACCTCTTTAAAGAGGTTGAAATGGAGAATTCTTCGAAAAACAAAAATGTTGTTG ATAACTCATCAGACAAGGAGGCCAATCTCAACGACACTCCGCCTCGAGTCGAAATCAGTCATTCACGACGTCATCGACGGGGAATTCCATGGACTGAAGGAGAACACTC GTTGTTTCTCATGGGACTGAACAAATTTGGGAAAGGAGATTGGAAGAGCATCTCAAGGCACTATGTTATTTCGAAGACACCGACTCAGGTAGCAAGTCATGCTCAAAAGTACTTCTCTCGTCGTACTAGTAAGACTCCAGTGGATCGCCGTCGCCCCAGCATCAATGACATTCAAACTGTCACCCTTAATTCTAGGaggacaacaacaacaacaacaacaactatgaCAACAACTCCTCAGATCAATAACAACATACttgcttacaacaacaattatcaaGTTGGTTCATCATCAAGGCCTTTTCACCATTCTAATTATACATTTGGTGGTCCGACTTTTGCTAACAACTCCAATGGAAATTTTGGAAGCTATCATCGAGGTGAAGCATCTGGAAGCAACTCGTTTGTTATGGAAcagagcaacaacaacaacaacaatcttCGTAGGCCAGTGTCACCTCGCCCTTTTCTTTCTATGTACTTGTCTTCTACTAGGGGGAATTACCCCCAAGTCTAA
- the LOC125848066 gene encoding eukaryotic translation initiation factor 6-2-like yields the protein MAIRLQFENSCDIGVYSKLTNAFCLVGIGGSQNFYSTFEDELAHIRGFQVIQTTINGSWSVGRLCAGIQQFFKLYSGTQGPFSL from the exons ATGGCCATAA GGCTGCAATTTGAGAATTCTTGTGATATTGGAGTTTATTCCAAGCTTACCAATGCATTCTGCTTAGTTGGAATTGGGGGTTCTCAAAACTTCTACAG TACATTTGAGGATGAGTTAGCACATATTCGAGGCTTTCAAGTGATTCAAACAACTATTAACGGAAGCTGGTCGGTTGGAAGACTTTGTGCTGgtattcaacaattttttaaactaTATTCTGGAACTCAAGGCCCTTTTTCCCTCTGA